One stretch of Kwoniella pini CBS 10737 chromosome 3, complete sequence DNA includes these proteins:
- a CDS encoding phosphopyruvate hydratase, translated as MSTVTKIHARQIFDSRDKSTSPLMPLLILDLIDSTLLCASIPNDTPSVLVSSLSSLPSPPYLSSPSFMHAIVDVHTEKGRFRAQVPSGASTGAHEAIELRDGGSDYVGKGVSKAVKNVNDVIAPALIEAKIPVTSQKEIDDFLIKLDGTDNKGKFGANAILGVSMAISEAGAADQGKPLYAYLAGLAGVSEPYVLPTPAFNVINGGSHAGNALAFQEFMLLPTGASSFTEALKMGSETYHTLKKVITKKYGIDAANVGDEGGFAPNVSGAEESLDLLTEAIKQAGYTGKVQIGLDVASSEFYKEGKYDLDFKNPNSDSSKWLSGKELADLYNSYVDKYDIISIEDPFDQDDFDAWTHFTTTSKIQIVGDDLLVTNPKRIKTAIEKKACNALLLKINQIGTISESIQAVQLSQSNGWAVMTSHRSGETESTYIADLAVALKTGEIKTGAPCRSERVAKYNQLLRIEEELGDKAIYAGSKGLSKGTTAPELKDN; from the exons atgtCCACTGTTACTAAAATTCACGCTAGACAA ATCTTCGACTCAAGAGATAAGTCCACCTCTCCTTTGATGCCCCTCTTAATTCTTGACTTGATCGACTCCACATTGCTCTGTGCATCAATACCAAATGATACACCCTCCGTCCTTGTCTCTTCCCTGTCATCTCTACCTTCCCCCCCATACTTATCTTCTCCGTCTTTCATGCACGCCATT GTCGACGTCCACACTGAAAAGG GTCGATTCAGAGCTCAAGTCCCATCTGGTGCTTCCACCGGTGCTCATGAAGCCATCGAATTGAGAGATGGAGGATCAGACTACGTCGGTAAAG GTGTCTCCAAGGCCGTCAAGAACGTCAACGATGTCATCGCTCCCGCTCTTATCGAAGCTAAGATCCCAGTCACCTCCCAAAAGGAGATCGATGACTTCCTCATCAAGCTCGACGGTACCGACAACAAGGGTAAATTCGGTGCTAACGCCATCCTCGGTGTTTCCATGGCTATCTCTGAAGCTGGTGCCGCTGACCAA GGTAAACCACTTTACGCTTACCTTGCTGGTCTTGCCGGTGTCTCCGAGCCCTACGTACTCCCAACTCCTGCTTTCAACGTTATCAATGGTGGTTCTCACGCCGGTAACGCTCTTGCTTTCCAAGAATTCATGCTTCTCCCTACCGGTGCTTCCTCTTTCACCGAGGCCTTGAAGATGGGTTCTGAGACTTACCACACCCTCAAGAAGGTTATCACCAAGAAATACGGTATTGATG CTGCCAACGTTGGTGACGAAGGTGGTTTCGCTCCTAACGTATCTGGTGCTGAAGAATCCCTTGACCTCCTTACCGAGGCTATCAAGCAAGCTGGTTACACCGGTAAAGTCCAAATCGGTCTTGATGTAGCCTCCTCCGAATTCTACAAGGAGGGTAAATACGATCTTGActtcaag AACCCTAACTCCGACTCCTCCAAATGGTTATCCGGTAAAGAACTCGCCGATCTTTACAACTCTTACGTCGACAAATACGATATCATCTCCATTGAAGATCCATTCGACCAAGATGACTTTGATGCTTGGACCCActtcaccaccacctccaaaATCCAAATTGTTGGTGATGACTTGCTTGTAACCAACCCCAAGAGAATCAAGACCGCCATTGAGAAGAAGGCTTGTAACGCTCTTTTGCTCAAG ATCAACCAAATCGGTACCATCTCTGAGTCTATTCAAGCCGTACAATTGTCTCAATCTAACGGTTGGGCCGTTATGACCTCTCACCGATCCGGTGAAACCGAATCCACATACATCGCTGATCTCGCCGTTGCCCTCAAGACCGGAGAAATCAAGACCGGTGCCCCATGTAGATCCGAGCGAGTTGCTA AATACAACCAACTTCTCAGAATTGAGGAGGAACTTGGTGATAAAGCCATCTACGCTGGTTCTAAAGGTTTGAGCAAAGGTACCACTGCCCCTGAACTCAAAGACAACTAA
- a CDS encoding CTP synthase, with protein MVKYILVCGGVISGIGKGVIASSTGLTLKAAGLKVTAIKIDPYMNIDAGTMAPTEHGEVYVLNDGGETDLDLGNYERYLDVSLNKDNNVTTGKVYQHVIDRERKGDYLGKTVQIIPHLTNAIQDWVERVSKISVDGTGEEPDVCIIELGGTVGDIESMPFVEAMRQFQFRVGHENFALIYVSLIPVVGGEQKTKPTQAGVRDLRGLGLLPDLIACRCTDTLLTATMEKVSMFCHVSPKQVLGVHNVSSTYHVPLLLQQQGMLDYLRKRLNLGEVTINDKFRQKGEDFMGRWKALTVGQERLFDTVSIVLVGKYTTLEDSYMSVVKALEHASMRCGRKLELQWVDSSDLEPSTQTSNPVKFHDAWSAVCSAKGIIVPGGFGHRGTEGMIAAVKWAREQKVPFLGICLGFQVAVIEWARHVCGLDGANSAELVPDTPHPVICFMPEISKTQMGGTMRLGLRPTIFQENTESSKLRKLYGSNQVAWERHRHRYEVEPKYVDELESKDGMRFIGKDERGERMQMLELDDHPYFVALQAHPEFCSRPLNPSPPFLGLIAAACGKSELEEQILKNEKGGYIDPHPEESKTVPESEAYTEKGKNVKQNLGGIVKVKGQINGDLGMKELQLSSAGVEGEINESST; from the exons ATGGTTAAATATATCCTGGTTTGTGGTGGTGTTATTTC CGGTATCGGAAAAGGAGTTATTG CTTCAAGTACCGGTTTAACTCTTAAAGCTGCTGGTCTGAAAGTAACTGCCATCAAGATTGATCCTTATATGAACATAGATGCAGGTACTATGGCTCCTACAGAACATG gtgaagtaTATGTACTTAATGATGGAGGAGAGACAGATCTTGATTTGGGAAATTATGAAAGATATCTTGATGTTTCTTTGAACAAAGATAATAATGTTACGACTGGAAAAGTTTATCAACATGTAATTGATCGTGAG AGAAAAGGAGATTATCTTGGTAAAACTGTACAAATCATTCCTCATTTGACAAACGCTATTCAAGATTGGGTTGAAAGAGTTTCAAAAATTTCAGTTGATGGTACAGGAGAAGAGCCAGATGTCTGTATAattgag CTCGGTGGAACAGTTGGAGATATCGAATCTATGCCTTTTGTTGAAGCTATGAgacaattccaattccgAGTGGGACATGAAAACTTCGCTTTGATCTACGTTTCTTTGATTCCTGTTGTTGGTGGTGAACAAAAGACAAAACCTACTCAAGCTGGTGTTAGAGATTTGAGAGGTTTAGGTTTATTACCTGATTTG attgCCTGTCGATGTACAGATACTCTTTTAACAGCAACAATGGAAAAAGTTTCAATGTTCTGTCACGTCTCACCTAAACAAGTTTTAGGTGTACACAATGTTTCTTCAACTTATCATGTACCTTTATTACTACAACAACAAGGAATGTTAGATTATTTGAGGAAACGATTGAACCTTGGTGAAGTCACTATCAATGACAAATTCAGACAGAAGGGTGAGGATTTCATGGGTAGATGGAAAGCTTTGACAGTTGG CCAAGAAAGGCTTTTCGATACTGTTTCAATCGTACTTGTAGGAAAATACACCACCCTAGAAGACTCCTACATGTCAGTCGTCAAAGCATTAGAACATGCTTCGATGAGATGTGGCCGAAAACTGGAATTACAA TGGGTTGACTCATCCGATTTAGAACCATCCACTCAAACCTCCAACCCTGTCAAATTCCATGATGCCTGGTCAGCTGTCTGTTCCGCCAA GGGTATCATAGTTCCTGGTGGATTCGGACATCGTGGTACAGAGGGTATGATTGCAGCTGTCAAGTGGGCTAGAGAACAAAAAGTACCTTTCTTGGGTATTTGTCTGGGTTTCCAAGTTGCTGTGATTGAATGGGCTAGACATGTTTGCGGATTAGACG GTGCCAACTCAGCCGAATTGGTTCCTGATACACCTCATCCCGTTATCTGTTTCATGCCTGAAATCTCGAAGACACAAATGGGTGGAACAATGAGACTAGGTCTTCGACCAACAATTTTCCAAGAAAATACcgaatcatcaaaattacGAAAATTGTATGGTTCCAATCAAGTTGCTTGGGAGAGGCATAGACATAGATATGAAGTTGAGCCTAAATAtgtagatgaattagaatcaaaagatggAATGAGATTCAttggtaaagatgaaagaggaGAGAGAATGCAAATGCTTGAATTAGACG ATCATCCATATTTCGTAGCATTACAAGCTCATCCTGAATTTTGCTCAAGACCTTTAAATCCATCACCACCTTTCTTAGGTTTAATAGCAGCTGCATGTGGTAAAagtgaattagaagaacagattttaaaaaatgaaaaaggtggaTATATTGATCCTCATcctgaagaatcaaaaacTGTACCTGAAAGTGAAGCATATAcagaaaaaggtaaaaatgTTAAACAAAATTTAGGTGGTATTGTAAAAGTTAAAGGTCAAATTAATGGTGATTTAGGTATGAAAGAATTACAACTTAGTTCAGCTGGTGTAGAAGgagaaattaatgaatcatcaacatga